A window of Vibrio ishigakensis contains these coding sequences:
- the lpoB gene encoding penicillin-binding protein activator LpoB produces MKKSVIALLGLAVILGGCSNKVNYGDAQATETTTVDFGSTDLQKIAAEMVDSMLNSGSVAAITKDQRPIVFVERIKNKTSEHIDTESITDSVSTKMLNSGKFRFVDMDRVESVRKQLNFQNNDELVDQSSAIQFGKMVGAQYMLYGNLSSIVKEAGNDKDVYYKMTMRLMDLETGLIEWADETEIRKQQSRSLLGL; encoded by the coding sequence ATGAAAAAAAGTGTCATTGCACTCTTGGGTCTAGCTGTCATTCTTGGTGGCTGTTCAAACAAGGTTAACTATGGTGATGCGCAAGCAACTGAAACCACTACCGTTGACTTTGGTTCGACCGATCTACAAAAGATTGCTGCTGAAATGGTAGATAGCATGCTGAACTCAGGTTCTGTTGCGGCTATCACTAAAGACCAGCGTCCGATCGTGTTCGTTGAGCGCATTAAGAACAAGACCAGCGAGCATATCGATACTGAATCTATCACTGACTCTGTGTCTACCAAGATGCTGAATTCTGGTAAGTTCCGCTTCGTTGATATGGACCGTGTTGAGTCTGTTCGTAAGCAGCTTAACTTCCAAAACAACGATGAGCTTGTGGATCAATCAAGCGCTATCCAGTTTGGTAAGATGGTAGGTGCTCAGTACATGTTGTACGGGAACCTATCGAGCATTGTTAAGGAAGCGGGTAACGATAAAGACGTTTACTACAAGATGACAATGCGCCTCATGGACCTTGAGACTGGTTTGATTGAGTGGGCTGACGAAACAGAGATTCGTAAGCAACAATCTAGAAGCCTTCTAGGCCTATAA
- a CDS encoding NAD(P)/FAD-dependent oxidoreductase, producing MARIIIVGGGAGGLELATKLGRKFRRDQETTVTLVDRKASHLWKPLLHEVATGSLDAGVDALSYRAHAKNHGFDFQMGSLCDIDRERKVIILDELKDAGGELLIPARELEYDYLVMAIGSTSNDFNTPGVRDNCIFLDSPEQAHRFREEMNNQFLKLHANSGQGTVDIAIVGAGATGVELSAELHNAIKELRNYGFGDLDSSKLNVNLVEAGERILPALPPRISSAAHQELTKLGVNVRTATMVTQADVDGLTTKDGEKIPAQIMVWAAGIKAPDFMKDIAGLETNRINQLVVKETLQTTRDDNIFVIGDLAQCTQKDGKFVPPRAQAAHQMASHAYKNIMAMMNGKQLTGYEYKDHGSLVSLSRFSTVGSLMGNLTKGSMMVEGRIARVVYISLYRMHQMALHGTIKTGLMMLVGRINRVLRPNLKLH from the coding sequence ATGGCACGTATCATTATTGTTGGTGGTGGCGCTGGCGGTCTAGAGCTAGCAACCAAACTGGGTCGTAAATTCCGTCGCGATCAAGAAACGACGGTAACCCTAGTTGACCGTAAAGCGAGTCACCTTTGGAAGCCACTGCTGCACGAAGTAGCAACAGGCTCATTGGATGCGGGTGTAGATGCTCTTAGCTATCGAGCTCACGCGAAGAACCATGGCTTTGACTTCCAAATGGGTAGCCTTTGCGATATCGACCGTGAGCGCAAGGTTATCATCCTTGATGAGCTAAAAGATGCAGGCGGCGAACTGCTTATCCCAGCACGCGAACTTGAATACGATTACCTAGTTATGGCTATCGGTTCAACCTCTAACGATTTCAACACTCCAGGCGTACGTGACAACTGTATCTTCCTAGACAGCCCAGAGCAGGCACACCGTTTCCGTGAAGAGATGAACAACCAATTCCTTAAACTTCACGCAAACTCAGGCCAAGGCACTGTGGATATTGCTATCGTTGGTGCAGGTGCTACTGGTGTTGAGCTTTCTGCTGAGCTTCACAACGCAATCAAAGAACTGCGTAACTACGGCTTTGGCGACCTAGATTCAAGCAAGCTAAACGTAAACCTAGTTGAAGCGGGCGAACGTATTCTTCCGGCTTTGCCACCACGTATCTCTTCAGCAGCTCACCAAGAGCTAACTAAGCTGGGTGTTAACGTACGCACAGCGACTATGGTGACTCAAGCAGATGTTGATGGTCTTACTACTAAAGATGGCGAGAAGATTCCTGCACAGATCATGGTTTGGGCTGCAGGTATCAAGGCGCCAGATTTCATGAAGGATATCGCAGGTCTTGAGACTAACCGCATCAACCAACTTGTGGTTAAAGAGACGCTACAGACTACCCGTGATGATAACATCTTCGTTATCGGTGACCTAGCTCAGTGCACCCAGAAAGACGGTAAGTTTGTACCGCCACGTGCTCAGGCTGCGCACCAGATGGCAAGCCACGCTTACAAGAACATCATGGCGATGATGAATGGCAAGCAGCTAACTGGCTACGAGTACAAGGATCACGGCTCGTTGGTTTCTCTAAGCCGTTTCTCAACCGTAGGTAGCCTGATGGGCAACCTAACCAAAGGTTCTATGATGGTTGAGGGTCGCATCGCTCGCGTGGTGTATATCTCGCTATATCGTATGCACCAGATGGCGCTGCACGGCACTATCAAGACTGGCCTTATGATGCTAGTGGGACGCATCAACCGAGTGCTACGTCCAAACCTAAAGCTTCACTAA
- the lolC gene encoding lipoprotein-releasing ABC transporter permease subunit LolC translates to MFRPVSLFVGLRYLRGRSGDRFSRFVSYMSTAGITIGVMSLVTVMSVMNGFEGQLKGRILGVLPQAIVGQESGRTPEQTEPPKFINQLPHLEGVAPIVESEAVLQSPSHLMAGQMIGIEGAEDDPLRQYMLSGSVDSLEAGKYRILIGHTLARQLKVTQGDKVRLLVTSASQYSPIGRIPSQRNFTVAGIFNTGSDIDAQLMVTNIEDAARLLRLPKETISGWRLYLDDPFVVSTLSQTEFPEGWQWQDWRAQRGELFQAVKMEKNMMGLMLGLIVGVAAFNIISALIMVVMEKQSEVAILKTQGMTKGQVMSVFVVQGASSGVIGAVCGGLLGALLSMNLNSILLAVGASLYSYGGELPVMINFAQVAVVVGLAVALSIVATLFPSYRAASVKPAEALRYE, encoded by the coding sequence ATGTTTCGACCCGTTTCTTTATTCGTTGGACTTAGGTACCTAAGGGGCCGCTCCGGCGATAGGTTTAGCCGATTTGTTTCTTATATGTCTACTGCAGGTATCACCATTGGGGTGATGTCTTTGGTGACAGTAATGTCGGTGATGAATGGCTTCGAGGGCCAGCTTAAAGGGCGCATATTAGGCGTATTACCGCAGGCGATTGTTGGCCAAGAAAGTGGCCGCACTCCAGAGCAAACCGAGCCACCAAAATTTATCAATCAGCTCCCGCATCTAGAGGGCGTTGCGCCTATAGTGGAGAGCGAGGCTGTACTGCAAAGCCCAAGTCATCTGATGGCGGGTCAAATGATAGGTATTGAAGGAGCAGAAGACGACCCACTTCGTCAATATATGCTCTCTGGTAGTGTGGACTCATTGGAGGCAGGCAAGTATCGCATCCTCATTGGTCACACCTTGGCGCGCCAGCTAAAGGTCACCCAAGGTGATAAAGTGCGTCTTCTGGTTACCAGTGCCAGCCAATACTCGCCAATCGGCCGTATCCCAAGTCAGCGTAACTTCACCGTGGCGGGTATCTTCAATACCGGCTCAGACATCGACGCTCAGTTGATGGTGACTAACATTGAAGATGCCGCAAGGCTGCTTCGCCTTCCAAAGGAGACCATCAGTGGCTGGCGTCTCTATCTTGATGATCCATTTGTGGTTTCTACTCTCTCTCAAACCGAGTTCCCAGAAGGCTGGCAGTGGCAAGACTGGCGAGCACAGCGTGGAGAGCTGTTCCAAGCGGTGAAGATGGAGAAGAACATGATGGGTCTGATGCTAGGTCTGATTGTCGGTGTAGCCGCGTTCAACATTATCTCCGCTCTCATTATGGTGGTGATGGAGAAACAATCTGAGGTGGCAATACTTAAGACCCAAGGCATGACTAAAGGTCAGGTAATGTCAGTATTTGTGGTGCAAGGGGCGAGCAGTGGCGTGATAGGCGCGGTCTGTGGTGGTCTGCTTGGCGCGCTTCTTTCTATGAACCTGAATTCTATTTTGCTAGCGGTCGGCGCGTCTCTCTATTCCTATGGCGGTGAGCTACCTGTAATGATTAATTTTGCCCAAGTTGCTGTTGTGGTTGGACTTGCGGTTGCGCTGAGTATAGTGGCGACCCTATTTCCTTCCTACCGAGCGGCATCTGTTAAACCTGCTGAGGCACTAAGATATGAGTGA
- a CDS encoding YcfL family protein, producing MKKWALVLLTLFTVAGCATNTAGLRVDGKSQKVLFGDNVLGSRLIVDDIATVEKDDGRKRGIVTVSSNYKADLRIQYRFYWYDDNGLEVNTKPSAWRQDVVRGFETRTLSEVSINPEGTQFRVQIREADN from the coding sequence ATGAAAAAATGGGCGTTAGTGCTACTAACTCTGTTTACTGTGGCAGGCTGTGCGACTAATACCGCTGGCCTTCGTGTCGACGGTAAGTCTCAAAAGGTACTGTTTGGTGACAATGTACTGGGCAGCCGTTTGATCGTTGACGATATTGCAACGGTCGAGAAAGACGACGGCCGTAAGCGTGGCATAGTAACGGTTAGCAGTAATTACAAAGCGGATCTTCGCATTCAATACCGCTTCTATTGGTATGACGACAATGGCTTAGAGGTAAACACTAAGCCATCCGCTTGGCGACAAGATGTGGTGCGTGGTTTCGAAACTCGCACACTATCAGAAGTTTCAATAAATCCGGAAGGGACTCAGTTTAGAGTTCAAATTCGAGAAGCAGACAATTAA
- the mfd gene encoding transcription-repair coupling factor, with protein MDKQTLLSLPIASAAGDKKQIGNLHGASLALAIAELERAHNGPVLLIVNDPQTALKLQSEVEQFSCSKVTLFPDWETLPYDNFSPHQDIISDRIAALYQMPTISEGIVLVPVSTLLQRQSPRDFLLQHTLMVKAGDLFSLDKLRLQLEKSGYRNVDQVFGAGEYASRGSILDLYPMGSSAPYRVDFFDDEIDTIRTFDPENQRSIEEIDEIRLLPAHEFPTSEEAIEDFRIRWRQRFEARREPESVYMQVSKGTWPAGIEYWQPLFFEQTETLFDYMPENTLMLTVGDIEASVDTFLTDVDYRFDQRRVDPLRPLLEPEILWQTKEQLFAALKKWPQVKLGKESIGNRGGKKDLDIEALPIIASAPQTKEPMSALRQFAEGYTGKIIFSVESEGRREALLELLKPVKIKPKACESIDDALGCGDKFTLVLGASEHGFIYKNPDFALICESDLLGDRVIQRRKKDKRAVNSDTVIKHLAELKPGQPVVHLDHGIGRYIGLQTLEAGGIKTEYVTLEYQNEAKLYVPVASLHLISRYSGGAEDGAPIHKLGSESWSKARRKAAEKVRDVAAELLDVYAKRELKPGYKFDLDRDGYAQFKAGFPFEETEDQNQAINAVLSDMCQPKAMDRLVCGDVGFGKTEVAMRAAFLATDNAKQVAVLVPTTLLAQQHFENFRDRFANLPVRVEVLSRFKSAKEQKQVLADVADGKVDIIVGTHKLLQDDIKFADLGLLIVDEEHRFGVRQKEKMKAMRSDVDILTLTATPIPRTLNMAMSGMRDLSIIATPPARRLAIKTFVRQSDDAIIREAVLREIMRGGQVYFLHNQVETIQKVADDLAKLIPEARVTTAHGQMRERELETIMNDFYHQRFNLLVCTTIIETGIDVPTANTIIMNRADNLGLAQLHQLRGRVGRSHHQAYAYLLTPHPKAITKDAAKRLEAIASLEDLGAGFTLATHDLEIRGAGELLGDEQSGQIQSVGFTLYMEMLEQAVEALKEGKEPSLDDLLREQTEVELRIPALLPEDYIPDINTRLSLYKRIASVGNDGQLTELKVELIDRFGPLPDATKNLLEVSKIKLSAASIKVDKVEAHEKGGFIEFYPDADINPMYLVKLLQAEPQKYAMDGPTKIKFMQSLVDRRDRINFVHDLIERFAQNRAA; from the coding sequence ATGGACAAGCAAACCTTGCTCTCTCTTCCCATTGCATCCGCCGCTGGCGATAAAAAACAGATCGGTAACCTTCACGGGGCGTCTTTGGCTCTGGCGATCGCCGAACTCGAGCGCGCTCATAACGGGCCGGTACTTCTTATAGTTAATGACCCGCAAACGGCGCTTAAGTTGCAGTCGGAAGTAGAACAATTTAGCTGCTCCAAGGTAACCCTGTTCCCAGATTGGGAGACCCTGCCCTACGATAACTTCTCTCCCCATCAGGACATCATCTCAGACCGCATTGCCGCGCTATACCAGATGCCGACTATCTCTGAGGGTATTGTTCTGGTGCCGGTAAGCACACTCTTGCAGCGTCAATCGCCGCGTGATTTTCTATTGCAACACACCCTGATGGTAAAAGCTGGCGACCTCTTCTCGTTAGATAAACTTCGCCTGCAGCTCGAAAAATCGGGCTATCGTAACGTAGATCAGGTATTCGGGGCTGGTGAATACGCCAGTCGAGGCTCTATCCTTGACCTCTATCCTATGGGCAGCTCAGCCCCATACCGTGTGGACTTCTTCGATGATGAGATCGACACCATACGTACCTTCGATCCGGAAAATCAGCGTTCTATAGAAGAGATAGACGAGATACGCCTGCTTCCCGCGCACGAATTTCCAACCAGCGAAGAAGCCATAGAGGACTTTCGCATTCGCTGGCGTCAACGCTTTGAGGCAAGACGCGAACCTGAATCTGTATATATGCAGGTATCTAAGGGGACTTGGCCTGCAGGTATCGAATACTGGCAACCTCTGTTCTTCGAACAAACAGAGACCCTGTTTGATTACATGCCAGAAAACACCCTAATGCTGACGGTGGGCGATATCGAAGCATCGGTTGATACCTTCTTGACCGATGTTGATTATCGATTCGACCAAAGACGCGTCGACCCACTCAGACCTCTACTCGAACCAGAGATCCTGTGGCAGACCAAAGAGCAGTTGTTTGCCGCACTTAAGAAATGGCCTCAGGTAAAACTGGGCAAAGAGTCCATAGGTAACCGTGGCGGTAAAAAAGACCTAGATATAGAAGCGCTGCCAATTATCGCCTCTGCGCCGCAGACTAAAGAGCCGATGAGCGCTCTGCGCCAATTTGCCGAGGGTTACACCGGCAAGATCATCTTCTCGGTGGAGTCTGAAGGCCGTCGTGAAGCACTTTTGGAGCTATTAAAACCGGTTAAGATCAAGCCAAAGGCGTGTGAGTCTATCGATGATGCCCTTGGCTGTGGTGACAAATTTACCCTAGTCTTGGGCGCGTCAGAGCACGGCTTTATCTATAAAAACCCTGACTTTGCCCTTATCTGTGAAAGCGACCTTCTTGGCGATCGCGTTATTCAGCGTCGCAAGAAAGACAAACGTGCAGTTAATAGCGATACCGTGATTAAGCACCTTGCTGAGCTTAAACCGGGTCAACCTGTGGTGCACCTCGACCATGGTATTGGCCGATATATCGGCCTGCAAACCCTCGAAGCTGGCGGCATCAAAACCGAATATGTAACCCTTGAGTATCAAAATGAAGCCAAGCTTTATGTGCCTGTAGCTTCCTTGCATTTGATCAGTCGCTACTCAGGCGGTGCCGAAGATGGCGCGCCTATCCATAAGCTAGGTAGTGAATCGTGGAGCAAGGCTCGCCGTAAAGCGGCTGAGAAAGTACGTGATGTGGCGGCGGAGCTGCTGGATGTCTATGCCAAACGTGAGCTTAAACCTGGCTACAAGTTTGATCTCGACAGAGATGGTTATGCCCAGTTCAAAGCGGGCTTCCCGTTTGAAGAGACTGAGGATCAGAACCAAGCCATTAACGCTGTACTCTCTGATATGTGTCAGCCTAAGGCCATGGACCGCCTTGTGTGTGGTGACGTGGGCTTTGGTAAAACAGAAGTGGCGATGCGAGCCGCCTTCCTTGCCACTGATAACGCTAAACAGGTTGCGGTGTTGGTACCAACTACCCTGCTTGCCCAGCAACACTTTGAGAACTTCCGCGACCGCTTTGCCAACCTGCCGGTGCGTGTTGAGGTGCTATCTCGCTTCAAGAGCGCTAAAGAGCAGAAACAGGTTCTTGCCGATGTTGCCGACGGCAAGGTCGACATCATAGTCGGCACCCATAAACTTCTACAAGATGACATCAAGTTCGCTGATCTTGGCCTTCTTATCGTCGACGAAGAACACAGATTCGGCGTGCGTCAGAAAGAGAAGATGAAAGCGATGCGCTCAGATGTAGATATCCTTACCCTCACCGCAACCCCTATCCCGCGTACGCTAAACATGGCAATGAGCGGAATGCGCGATCTGTCTATCATCGCTACACCGCCTGCAAGACGCTTGGCTATCAAGACCTTTGTGCGTCAAAGCGATGATGCCATCATCCGTGAAGCCGTCCTTCGTGAGATCATGCGTGGTGGTCAGGTTTACTTCCTGCACAACCAGGTAGAGACCATTCAAAAGGTTGCCGACGATCTTGCCAAGCTGATACCAGAGGCGCGCGTTACTACTGCCCATGGTCAGATGCGAGAGCGCGAACTCGAAACTATAATGAACGACTTCTACCACCAGAGATTTAATCTGCTGGTGTGTACCACCATTATTGAAACCGGTATCGACGTTCCAACCGCCAATACCATTATTATGAACCGCGCCGATAACCTCGGCTTAGCCCAGCTTCATCAGCTGCGTGGTCGTGTGGGTCGTTCGCACCACCAAGCTTATGCTTATTTACTAACCCCACATCCAAAGGCCATCACCAAAGATGCGGCTAAACGTCTCGAAGCCATTGCTTCTCTAGAGGACCTTGGCGCGGGCTTTACCTTGGCAACCCATGACCTTGAGATCCGTGGTGCCGGTGAGCTTCTTGGTGATGAACAGAGCGGTCAGATCCAATCGGTTGGCTTCACCTTGTATATGGAGATGCTAGAGCAAGCGGTTGAGGCGTTGAAAGAAGGTAAAGAGCCTTCCCTTGATGACCTACTTCGCGAGCAAACCGAGGTAGAGTTGCGCATCCCTGCCCTGCTGCCAGAAGACTATATACCGGATATCAATACCCGATTGTCTCTGTATAAGCGTATTGCCAGTGTCGGCAACGACGGTCAATTGACCGAGCTTAAGGTTGAACTCATCGACCGCTTTGGGCCGCTTCCAGATGCAACTAAGAACCTTCTTGAGGTCTCTAAAATCAAGCTATCGGCGGCGAGTATTAAAGTGGATAAGGTGGAAGCCCATGAAAAAGGCGGCTTCATCGAGTTTTATCCGGATGCTGACATCAACCCTATGTATTTGGTTAAACTGCTTCAAGCAGAACCACAAAAATACGCCATGGATGGACCGACTAAGATCAAGTTCATGCAGTCATTGGTAGACAGACGCGACCGCATAAACTTTGTCCATGACCTAATCGAGCGTTTCGCACAGAATCGAGCGGCTTAA
- a CDS encoding peptidoglycan binding protein CsiV has protein sequence MKKFIPLLLSLLLIPSLAMAQGREFDIEVLIFKRAVDAEKTQESWPESLPEINMEGVEPFNNHEYRKKKGAQMLSYDNYKLIKERDELKKHAGFEVLLHTAWRQGDQDRASAPKFHIQAGKDYSKEFNPDGSKIGSATSDSALGEDIQENTIPKALYELDGKLQIYVQHYLFAETTLDLREPSVKSVTFKELKPEELKDSENFAVLADTENDNVQAGNMEEVSPKKEVVTYLKSYRMEQKRRMRSGETHYLDHPLMGMIIQVRRVQD, from the coding sequence ATGAAGAAATTTATCCCACTACTACTGTCGCTACTGCTGATCCCCAGCTTAGCTATGGCACAAGGGAGAGAATTTGATATTGAAGTCTTGATCTTCAAACGCGCGGTAGACGCAGAGAAGACCCAAGAATCTTGGCCTGAGTCTCTACCAGAGATCAATATGGAAGGCGTTGAGCCGTTCAATAATCACGAATATCGTAAGAAGAAAGGGGCGCAAATGCTCTCTTACGATAACTACAAGCTAATTAAAGAGCGCGATGAACTGAAGAAGCACGCCGGTTTTGAGGTTCTGTTGCACACGGCATGGCGACAAGGTGACCAAGATCGCGCAAGTGCACCTAAGTTCCATATCCAAGCAGGTAAAGACTACTCTAAAGAGTTTAACCCTGATGGCAGCAAGATTGGCTCAGCTACCTCTGATTCAGCTCTAGGTGAAGACATCCAAGAGAACACTATCCCGAAGGCGCTATATGAGCTAGACGGCAAGCTACAAATCTATGTACAGCATTACTTGTTCGCGGAAACCACTCTGGATCTTCGTGAGCCAAGCGTGAAGAGCGTAACCTTTAAAGAGCTAAAACCTGAAGAACTAAAAGATAGCGAAAACTTCGCCGTACTTGCCGATACTGAGAACGACAATGTTCAAGCGGGCAATATGGAAGAGGTATCACCGAAGAAAGAGGTGGTGACCTATCTTAAGAGCTATCGCATGGAGCAGAAGCGCCGTATGCGTAGCGGTGAGACTCACTACCTAGACCACCCTCTTATGGGCATGATCATCCAAGTACGTCGAGTTCAAGATTAA
- the lolE gene encoding lipoprotein-releasing ABC transporter permease subunit LolE produces MISSLSLFIGGRFSRAKQRNKMVSFISLSSTIGIMVGVAVIIIGLSAMNGFERELENRVLAVVPHGDFTAVNKPIQDWQPLVEYIKDKPEAEAAAPFVKFTALAEKGTQLKAIQVRGIDPSLEQGVSSLYKFVQGDAWQNFAAGEQNMILGQGVADQLGVKVGDAISIMIPTPPKNGRTQAPKRVRLKVSGIFALGGQLDHGLALIPLQDAQAYLGLEDTVHGLSVKTTNVFDAQPLMRSLGNSLPIYVYINSWKQEFGYIYRDIQTVRTIMYLVMVLVIGVACFNIVSTLMMAVKDRSAEIAILRTMGAQDSLIKSIFMWQGVFSGVLGAIVGSILGLVVASNLTLIIKGIETVIGHQFLSGDIYFIDFLPSEVHLLDVALVSGTAILLSLLATWFPARKAAKLNPATVLSSK; encoded by the coding sequence GTGATTTCCTCTCTCTCATTATTTATTGGAGGCCGATTCAGTCGTGCTAAGCAGCGCAACAAGATGGTCTCTTTTATTTCTCTGTCCTCGACTATTGGCATCATGGTTGGTGTGGCGGTAATCATTATTGGTCTGTCGGCTATGAACGGTTTTGAGCGTGAGCTGGAAAATCGTGTGCTGGCGGTAGTGCCTCATGGTGATTTTACTGCGGTAAACAAGCCTATCCAGGATTGGCAACCTCTTGTGGAGTACATCAAGGACAAACCCGAAGCTGAAGCGGCCGCTCCCTTTGTTAAGTTTACCGCTCTGGCGGAGAAAGGGACTCAGCTTAAGGCCATCCAAGTACGTGGCATTGATCCTAGCTTAGAGCAAGGTGTTTCCAGCCTGTATAAGTTTGTGCAAGGGGATGCATGGCAGAACTTTGCTGCTGGTGAGCAGAATATGATCCTAGGGCAGGGTGTTGCCGACCAGCTCGGGGTAAAAGTTGGAGATGCCATCTCTATCATGATCCCAACGCCGCCTAAAAACGGTCGTACTCAAGCGCCGAAGCGTGTGAGGCTTAAGGTGTCGGGCATCTTTGCTCTGGGTGGGCAACTGGATCATGGCTTGGCCCTGATCCCATTACAAGATGCACAGGCCTATCTTGGACTGGAGGATACCGTGCACGGTCTTTCGGTTAAGACCACCAATGTATTTGATGCTCAGCCTTTGATGCGCAGTTTGGGTAATAGTCTGCCTATCTATGTCTATATCAATAGTTGGAAGCAAGAGTTTGGCTATATCTACCGAGATATTCAGACTGTGCGCACCATAATGTATCTGGTGATGGTACTGGTGATCGGCGTGGCCTGCTTTAATATCGTTTCTACCTTGATGATGGCAGTAAAAGATAGATCAGCAGAGATCGCGATTCTGCGCACTATGGGCGCGCAAGACTCTTTGATCAAGTCGATCTTTATGTGGCAAGGTGTTTTCTCTGGGGTACTAGGTGCCATAGTTGGCAGTATCCTAGGCTTGGTCGTGGCGAGTAATCTCACCCTTATCATCAAGGGCATCGAGACCGTTATTGGCCATCAATTCCTTTCTGGTGATATCTATTTTATCGACTTCCTACCATCTGAGGTGCATCTTCTGGATGTGGCTTTGGTGTCGGGTACAGCGATATTACTGAGTCTACTCGCGACTTGGTTCCCCGCTCGTAAAGCGGCCAAGCTAAACCCAGCGACGGTATTGAGCTCAAAGTAA
- the ycfP gene encoding alpha/beta hydrolase YcfP: MIIYLHGFDSTSPGNHEKVLQLQFIDDDVRFINYSTLHPKHDMAHLLKEVHKVIESSEDKHPVICGVGLGGYWSERIGFLCGIKQVIFNPNLHPERTMLGRIDRPEEYDDIATKCVEQYRMKNKDRCLVVLSTNDEIHDNKVTAGELQDYYQIIWDENESHKFKKISHHLQAIKAFKEA, translated from the coding sequence ATGATTATCTATCTTCACGGCTTTGACTCAACCAGCCCAGGGAACCATGAGAAGGTGCTGCAGTTGCAGTTCATCGACGATGACGTTCGTTTTATCAACTATTCTACACTTCATCCTAAGCATGATATGGCACACCTTCTTAAAGAGGTGCACAAGGTAATAGAGTCCTCGGAGGACAAGCATCCAGTTATTTGCGGTGTTGGTCTAGGCGGTTATTGGTCAGAGCGTATCGGCTTCTTGTGCGGTATCAAGCAGGTTATCTTCAACCCGAATCTGCATCCAGAGCGCACTATGCTGGGCCGTATCGACCGCCCAGAAGAGTACGACGATATTGCCACTAAGTGCGTTGAACAGTATCGAATGAAGAACAAAGACCGCTGCTTAGTTGTGCTCTCGACCAACGATGAGATCCACGACAACAAGGTGACCGCTGGCGAGCTTCAGGATTACTACCAGATCATCTGGGATGAAAACGAGTCCCATAAATTCAAGAAGATCTCCCATCATCTTCAAGCCATCAAGGCATTTAAAGAGGCATAA
- the lolD gene encoding lipoprotein-releasing ABC transporter ATP-binding protein LolD, translated as MSDLLTCHDVKKTYREGSVDTQVLKGVSFDIKSGELVSIVGSSGSGKSTLLHILGALDDASVGEVSFKGQALSVLSANQQAKLRNEHLGFVYQFHHLLSDFSAIENVAMPLLIGGEKPSVAKEKAVQLLTKVGLEHRLEHRPSELSGGERQRVAIARALVNEPALVLADEPTGNLDHSTALDIYDLMRELNQKSGTAFLVVTHDSELAGKMDRQMHMQDGLLISSASVQESL; from the coding sequence ATGAGTGATTTATTAACCTGTCATGACGTAAAGAAAACCTACCGTGAAGGCAGTGTTGATACCCAAGTGCTCAAAGGGGTGAGCTTTGACATTAAGAGTGGCGAACTGGTTTCTATCGTTGGCAGTTCGGGCTCTGGTAAAAGTACCTTGTTGCATATCCTAGGCGCGTTGGACGATGCGAGTGTGGGTGAGGTGAGCTTTAAAGGGCAAGCCCTGAGTGTGCTTAGCGCCAACCAACAAGCGAAACTGCGCAATGAGCACCTTGGCTTTGTGTATCAGTTCCACCACCTTTTGTCTGACTTCTCGGCAATCGAGAACGTGGCTATGCCTCTTCTTATCGGCGGTGAGAAGCCCTCTGTCGCTAAAGAAAAAGCAGTTCAACTGCTGACCAAGGTAGGTCTGGAGCATCGCCTTGAGCACAGACCGTCTGAACTTTCTGGTGGTGAAAGGCAGCGAGTGGCTATTGCTCGCGCCTTGGTTAACGAGCCAGCGCTAGTATTGGCTGACGAGCCCACAGGTAACCTAGACCATAGTACAGCGCTGGATATCTACGACCTGATGCGAGAGCTTAATCAGAAATCTGGTACTGCGTTTTTAGTGGTTACCCACGACAGTGAACTGGCAGGCAAGATGGACAGACAGATGCATATGCAAGACGGCCTACTTATCAGCTCTGCTAGCGTACAGGAGAGCCTGTGA